One Mycolicibacterium sp. ND9-15 genomic window, CAACCGGCGCAGGGGCGGTCGAGCGGCCTGATCGGCTTCACCCCGCATGCGTTATTGCGTGTTCCGCGGGTGGATGAACACGCCGTCGGCCTCGACGGTGACGCCCTCAGGGTCCGCGAGCTGACCGACGGCGAACGTTTTCGCGCCCTCGACCCGCTCGACCCACGCCTCGGCGCGCAGCGCGCGGCCCAGCCGGGTCCCGCGCCGGTATCGCATCGTGAGCGTGCCCGTTACCGCGGGCCTGCCCGGTTTGTGCGCCGTAGCGCCGAGCACGTGGTCGAGCAGCATCGCGCATACCCCGCCGTGGACATGACCCGGCGGGCCCTCGAAGGCCGCGCCCAAGCAGAACTCCGCCCACACGCTGCCGTCCGTCTCGTGGTGAACAATCAGCGGCGGGGCGGCCGGGTTGCGTACCCCGATAACGACATTGCCCCACGCCATCGGCGCGCCGTCGCCCGCATGCTGCAGGCCGAACGAGTCGGGCAGCAGTGATGTGCTGAGTTCGTCGCTGGCGCAATCGATCTTGCTCTTCACCGCCTCGACGGTCGCCGCGTCGGCTCGGGTGCGGATGGTGACGTCGATGAGTCGACGCACCGATTGCGCCAAGGGCTCGTACACCGCGCGCAGATCGTCGAGTTCGGAGCTGGTCATGGTGTTCAGGGTGCGCATACGTCGGCGGTGCCGCAACGCGGCATCCCAGCCAGTGGTGAGTTGAACCAGCGGTGCGATCCTGCGTTGTTAGGCTGAGGAAATGGCGCAAAGCACGTCCGAGGCGAAGCCGAATCTGGCCGCCACCAGTTGGGCGCTGCTGGGCATGCTGTCGTACGAACACGAACTGTCGGGCTACGACATCCGTAAGTGGATCGAGTGGAGCATGCGGTTCTTCTACGGAAGCCCCGCCTATAGCCAGATCTACTCCGAGCTGAAGAAGCTGGAGCGGCTGGGGCTGCTGTCCTCGCGTGTGGAGAACACCGGCGGCACCCGCAACCGCCGGTTGTACAAGATCACCCCGGCCGGCCTCGATGCGGTGCGGCGGTGGGCCAACGAATCGCCGGTGGACCCTCCGGTGCTCAAACACAATCCGTTGCTCCGCGTCACGTTCGGCCACCTCACCGACCCAGCGCGGCTCAAGGAGATCCTGCAAGAGCACATTGCGCATGCCGACGAGATGCAGCGCAATGCCGCCAAGGACGCCAAATGGGCGGGCGTGGAACCGTCGTGGGCCTACGCGAAGGTGGCCTTGCAGTGGGCCGAAAGGTATTACGCCTCCGAACGCGAGCTGGCGTTGAAGATGCTCAAGGAACTTGACGAGGCCGAAGCCGCATTCGCCGACGCGGGCATCGAACGCGGCACGCAGATCCCTTGGCCTACACCGGAATACTGGTATGAGGTCGAGAAGAGAGCCGACGCCGACGACTGATCGGTTACCCGTCGGCGGCGTCGTTGGCGGCGATATAGCCGTAAACCAACCCTTGCGCGATCGTCGCGCCCGCTCCTGGGTAAGAGGTGCCGAACGCGTTGGCGGCGGTGTTGCCGATCGCGTACAACCCGGCGACGGCGCTGCCGTCCTCGCGTAGGACGCGGGCGCGGTCGTCGGCGCGCAGGCCACCGCATGTGCCAAGATCGCTCAACACCATCTTGACGGCGTAGAACGGACCCTGCTCGAGCGGGCGCAGGTTCGGGTTCGGCGTGACCGTGGGGTCGCCGTAGTAACGGTCATAAGCGCTTGCGCCGCGCTGGAAGTCGCTGTCGGTGCCCGCGATGGCGTTTTCGTTGAACCGCTGTACCGTCGACGAGAGCGCGGATTCGCTGACGCCCATCTTCTCGGCGAGTCGGGTGATGGATTGGGTGCGGTGGGCGATTCCGGCGTCGTACCACCTCTGCGGAATCGCCATGCGCGGGAACAGTTCCGCGGCAAAGACATAGCTGTTGCGGTACTTCTGATCGAACACGATCCACATGGTTTCGACCGGATTGCCGGCGCGCTCCCGGTCCAGCACGCGCTGGCCGAACGACATGTAGTCGGTCGCTTCGTTGACGAAGCGGTTGCCGGTCTGGTCCACGATGAGCGAGCCGGGCAGCGACCGCTCGGCCAACATGACCTTCGGGTCGGCACCGGGAAGCGCCGCGACCGCAGGAAACCACCACGCCTGGTCCATGAGATCGGTTGCGGCACCGAGGTCCTGGGCGATCCTGATCGCGTCGCCGGTGTTCGTTTCGGCGCCCAGGCTGGCGTGCTCGCGGAGGGACTCCGACTGGAACTTCCACCGCATGTCCATCTGGTGGTCGAAGCCACCGGCGGCGAGCACGACGCCGCGGCGAGCGGTCACGGTGACGTCGGCGCCGCCGTGGCTGAGCACCGCGCCACCGACGCGGTCGCCGTCGGTGACGAGCCGGCGCAGGGCGGTATCCGTCCAGACGGGGATGCCGGCTCGCAGCACACCGGCGAAGAGTCCGGCGGCCAGCGCCTGACCGCCCGCGACGTACCTCCGTTTGAGCAGCAGCCCGCCGACCCCCTGGCCGAGACGCTTGGCGACGACCGGCAGGCCTTTTCGCGGCACCCGCGACATCAGGTTGAGCCACCGGTAGTCCGCGCCGGTGGTCGGCATCGGGATCTTCGCTTCCATCACGCCGGGTCGCAGGCGCGTCAGGTACTGGCCGAGTACGGCCGAATCCAGGGGGCGGCATTCGCACGTGCGGCCGACGGCCGTGCCGCCGGGAGCCTCGGGGTGGTAGTCGGAGTACTCCTTGGCCCAGAAGAAGCGCATCGGTGTTCTCCGACGGAGCAATTCGACCGTCGCATCGACATTGGCCACGAAGGCGTCGGACCGCTGCGTCGGGGCCGTGCCGTCGACCACCGCGTCGAGGTAGGTCTTCGCGCGCTGCGCGGTGTCGGATCCGCCGTCGTCGTTGATCACGGTGCTCGCCGGTAGCCACAGCGCCCCGCCCGACCGTGCGGTCGAACCGCCGACGTGGGCGGACTTCTCGACGATCAGCACCGAGAGTCCGCGCTCGTGAGCGGCCAGGGCCGCCGCCATCCCGGTGCCGGATCCGACCACCAGAAGATCGACGGTGGTATCGGCGATCGGCAGCCCGTCGGGGATCGTCGCCCCGTGTGTGTTGGTCACAGACGACCAAGTTAGAGGCGAAAACGGTCCGCCGGAACCGCCGTCCTGATGAGCGGAACAAGTCGTGAGCCCGGTCCGGAACTCCTGCTAGAACAGCGGTATGACGTTGGACACCGACATCGAGGTCCGCCAGATCGAGGCCGACGCCGCGCCGTCGCGGTTCGCCCGAGGCTGGCACTGTTTGGGCCTGATCAGAGAGTTCGGCGACGGGAAACCGCACCAGGTCTTCGCGTTCGGCAAGAAGCTGGTGGTGTTCCGCGGCGGCGACGGCCGGATCAACGTTCTGGACGGCTACTGCCGGCACATGGGCGGCGACCTGAGCCAGGGCGAGGTGAAGGGCGACGAGATCGCGTGCCCGTTCCACGACTGGCGCTGGGGCGGCGACGGCCGGTGCAAGAAGGTGCCGTACAGCAAACGCGTGCCCCGCCTGGCCCGCACCGCGGCTTGGACAACCCTGGAGCAGGACGGCATGTTGTTCGTCTGGAACGACCCGGAGGGCAACCCGCCGCCACTGGAGGTCACCATTCCCCGCATCGAGGGCGCGACGAGCGACGAGTGGACCGATTGGCACTGGTACACGACCGTCGTCAACACCAACTGCCGCGAGATCATCGACAACGTCGTCGACATGGCGCACTTCTTCTACATCCACGGCTCGCTGCCCACGAATTTCAAGAACATCTTCGAAGGACATGTCGCCACCCAGTACATGAACAGCGCCGGCCGACCCGACCTCGGTGAGCCCGGTCCGACGCAGATGCTCGGAACCACCTCGGTGGCATCGTATTTCGGGCCGTCGTTCATGATCGACGACCTGACGTACCACTACACCGACGTCGATCACCAGACGGTGTTGATCAACTGTCACTACCCGATCGACCAGAACTCGTTCGTGCTGCAGTACGGGATCATCGTCAAGAAGTCCGCGGCGTTGCCGGAGGACGTCGCGATGCAGACGGCGATCGGCCTGGGCGACTTCGTGAAGATGGGTTTCGAACAGGACGTCGCGATCTGGAAGAACAAGGCGCGCATCGACAACCCGCTGCTCTGCGAGGAAGACGGGCCCGTCTATCAACTGCGACGTTGGTATGAGCAGTTCTATGTAGACGTCGCCGACATCGAACCCGATATGGTGGACCGCTTCGAGTACGAGATCGACACCACCCGGCCGCGGGAGGAATGGATGAAGGTCGTCGAGGGCAACATCGCCCAGCGATCCTCGGTCACGAGCGCGGGATGACGGTGCGGCCGGACAACCGGCTCGCCGATGCGCCGATGGTGTCGGTGACGTGCCGACGCTGCGCCGCAAGCGTTCTGGTGCGCAAGAGTTCTTGGGAACAAACCAGCGTGCAGTGGGACGGCGAGTCTGCCGCGCGCTGTCTTCAGCGCCGGGAATTCGACGCGATTCGACAGGCCGATCGGCCCTTCCTGGTCTGTTCAGAGCTTCGTGACTCGATAGAGGACGCCGCGCGCAGCGGGTCGCTGCGGATCGTCGACGAAGACATGTGATTTCGGTGCGCTAACAATCGCTGAGCGACTGCTAGCGCACCGAAACCGCAGATCAGGTCAGCTGGAAAGCCGAAATCGGAGCTTCCTCGGGATATTCCGCAGGCCCGCCGAGGTCGTACACCGCGTTCAGCGCACCAATGAACTGAGGGTCGTGCAGGGGTTCGCCGGGCACATCGAGCTTGACGCCCTTCTTTCCGGCGTCGTCGACGAGCATGTCGATGGCCTTGTCAATCGTGAGATCGTCGCTGCCGTCCATGTTCTTCCTGAGCTCGTCGAAGTCGGCGAACACCTCGGCCGACCAGTGCACCAGGAACCGCAACTCGTCGGTGCGGTGGCGGGCGATCACGTCGTCGCCGTTCTTCAGCACCCAGCAATCGCGGTCGGCCGGATCACCCGTGAAGACCGTGTCGAACGCGAGGCCGGCGGGTGTCTGATGCTCGACTGGGCCGTTGGCTTCGCCGCGGTGCACCATCATCTCGTTCTGCACGATGACGCCGCGGTTGTACACCGGGGGCACCAGTCGCCGGGGCGGTTTCAACGGGCCGTCGGGCCAGTAGGTGAAGCCACTCGATTCGTCCAGCGAGAACCACGCTATGACCTGGGCCATCTTGATCAGGTAGTCGCGGAACAGTCCCGACTTGCCCATCACGCTCGTCAGCCAGGTCGGCGCGTTCTCATGGCGCACCCCGCGGAAGCTGGGTGAGTCTAGGTGGCCGGGATCGCGGTTGGCGCACGGGCCGTTGATGTTGAACAGCATCATCTCGGGCTTGGCGTACTCGGCGCTCCAGTAGCTCTTGGCGTACTCGACGAACCGCTGGTTGTAGAAGCAGTCGTGCAACTCCGGATAGAGCACCGTGCCGTAATTGGCCAGGTAACCCCGGAAGGTCGGGGTGAGGAACAGGTCGAGTGACGGCTCGAATCCCTCCGGGAACGCACCGCTCATGGTCGCCATCAACTCGTCGGCAGATGCGAAGTGCTGCGCGATGATCAGCTTCCACGGCCCCTGCGTGCGCACCACGTCGAGGAGACGTTCCCGCTGATCGTCGGTGTAGACGTCGTCGACCTCCCTCGGCGGTGCGGCGGGCCGGAGCACATCGGACAGCTCCATGCGCCGATCGTCCGTCAGCGTCATCGTCTCCTCCTCGGTTCACACGGTCGTGTTACCTGGGATTCTGACCGCCCCGCCGCAGCCGTGATGGGCCGATGACCGGTCATCGGGAGGACAATTCATGTTGCTCCTTCGTGACGTCGAGGAGGGGCAGCGAACTTCGCCCGCAATAGTGCCCCGATCTCGGCGATCGCCAACCGGCCGCGTGCGGTGGTATCGGAGCGCATCAGGAAGCCGTGGTAGACACCGGGATAGCGGGTGAGTGTGGTCTGAACGTCCGCGTCCCGAAGCCGGGCTGCGTAACGCTCGCCCCAGTCCCGGATCGGATCGTAGGCAGCGGTGACGACAATGGCTTGCGGCAGGCCGGCCAGGTCGGTCGCCATTGCGGGGAACCGATACTCATCCGGTGGTGCGGTCACCCCTCGGTCGGCGAGTTCGTGCATGAAGTCGATGTCCGCGCGACGCAGCAGCGGAGCGTCCGGCATGCTCTGAATCGACTCACACGTCATGTCGCGGTCCAGACCCGGATACAGCAGCGCCTGACAGCAGATCGATGGACCGCCCCGGTCACGGGCGGCCAGCGCGACCGCGGCCGCGAGCGCGCCACCGGCGCTGTCACCGATGACCGCCAAGCGATGGGCGTCGATCCGAAGGGATCCGGCGTTGGCGGCGACGTAGGTCGTGGCGGCATATGCGTCGTCGAACTGTGCCGGCGGCGGTGCCTCGGGCGCGAGCCGATAGTCGACCGACACGACCGTGGTCTCGCTGACCGCCGCCAACATTCGAGCGAGCGGTTCGAAGGAATGGTTCGACCCCAGAACCATTCCGCCACCGTGGAAATAGACCAGGACGGGAGCGTCGTCGGCGCCCGTCGCGCGGTAGATACGGAGCGGGACATCTCCGCCGGGGCCGGCAGCGACCCGGTCTTCGACCTCGACCATCTCCGGCATGTCGTCGGGGTGGGGCGCCGACTCTATCGCCCGGCGAACTTCGGCCAGGCCCCGTGCACGCATCGGGGCGATGTCCCCGAGCGCCGCAACCCGCGCGGCGGCATCCGGGTCCAAACGGTATTGCGTCATGGTTGATCTCGAGTGTCTTGCCGGCCTGACAGCGACTGCATCGAGGCGGCCGCGTGCGCACCGGCGCGTCGGCCGCCGAAGATGCAGTCCGCGATCGACGACCCGCTGACATAGCTGTTGGAGCAGATGCCGATCGCATTGCGGCCCGCAAGCTGTGTCTGCTCCCTGATCTGGTCCTTGACCTTCCGCCAGGTCCGGGCGTCGTAGATCGCCCAGCCCGTACCGCCGAATTCGCGCATCATCACGTCACCGTGCGTGGCACCGTAGAGGTCTTCGTTGGCGATGCGCCGGCCGTCGCGGCCGACGGTGAGGCCTTCGAGGAATCCGCTCGGGGGAGACAGGAACCGCCACGCCGTGATGTTGCCCATCTTGTCAGTCCTCCCGCCGGCCTCGACTCCGAGGGCGATGCCCGTGCCGTCGTCACCTGGCGTGCCCAGCGGGGAGATCTTCATGAAATCCGGTGCGTGTTCAGTCATCCACTCGCGGTTGTGGATGAAACCGCCGGCCGCCAGGATCACTGCGCCCGCGTACGCTTCACCGTCGCTCGCGGCATCGGCCCACAGTTCTTCGGCGCGGTCCACGGCGCCCTTGACCAGGCCGGGCAGCCAGGTGCCGATCTTCCCGGTGAGCTTGGTCAGGACAGCGTGTTTGCGCGCGTGTGGATGGTCCGGAGCCACGGCGCGATATCGGACGCCGCGGATGCGTCCGCCGTCATCGCGGATGAGTTCGTGAACCCGGGCCAACGGAATGAACTTGACACCTTTGGCTTTCGCCGAACGACAAAGGTGTTCGAACAGCGCTTTGCCCGGACTCATGCCGGGTGCCACCACTCGATGGCCGCGGGGCACGGGCCTCGCGTGCCGCGAGTACGGATGGGCCTTCTCGTTGCCGGAGTAGTAGAGATAGAAATCGTCGGTCGGATACGACGTCTTGTAGGACGACACCGGCCCGCCGCGGAACCGGACCCCCTGGTCCTTGAGCCATTCGATCATGTCCGGGCTCTCCTCGCAGAAGCGCTGAAGGGTCTGGGCGTCGACGGCGTCGCCGATCTCCTGCTTGAGGTAGGCCCGCATGTCCTCGACGGTGTCGTCGTTCCGCCGGCGCGCTGTTCGGCGGTTCCCGCGCCGGCGTAGATGATTCCGCCCGACAGCGCCGTCGCTCCGCCGCCATATCCGCGGTCCAACACGAGTACCCGTGCTCCGCGGTCGGCTGCCTCGATGGCGGCGGCGGCGCCGGCGGCGCCGAACCCCACTACGATGACGTCGTATTCGATGTTTGGTCGCATGTTCATTTCCGCGGTGTCAGAGCACCGATTTGATCTGTTTGGCGACCAGTCGGGTGGCTCGCTTGGCCGAAAAACGCGCCAGAACGTCCAGGGCCAGGGCGTCCGCGCCGACCAGAACCCGGAAGCGGTCAGCTGCGATGCCGTCGACGATCTTCTCGCCGGCGGTCTCGGCGGTGGTGGAACGCACCTTCCGGCCACCGCTGTCGAGCATCGCCACTCCGGAGTTGCCGGTCAGGTTGGTCTCGACATTGCCCGGAAACACCGTTACGACATGGACGTTGGTGTCACACAGTTCGCCGTACAGGCCTTCGCTGAACTGCTTGACCGCCCCCTTGCTCGCGCTGTAGAGGGTCTGGCTCGCGAACGGCAACAGTGCCGAGAGGCTGGACATGTTCGTCAGGTTCGCCTCGGGTCGCGTCAACAGCGTCGGCAGGAAGGCGCGGCACATGTTCACGGTGCCGGTGAAGTTCACCGCCATCACGCGGTCCGTCTCGCGGGCAGCAAGGTCGGTGAACGGTGCGAACCGGTGGATGACACCGGCGATGTTGACCAATCCGTCGATCCGGCCGTGTATTTCCGCCACCTGGTCGGGCAACGCGACGACCGCTGCGGTGTCAGTGATATCGATGACGTGTGTCGATACGGGCGCGCCGGTGGCGCGCAGGAGCCGGGCGGTGGCGGTGAGCCCGGTCTCGTCGAGATCGGCTGCCGCAACGCGTGCGCCGCGACGCGAAAGGCCAAGCGCCACCTGCTGACCCATGCCGTTACCGGCGCCCGTCACTACGAACACGTTGTCGATGATCTGCACGTCGACCTTTCTGCGCCGGATCGGATCAATGTCGTGCGGGGTCGAACCGGGGTTTGGTGCGCAGCACGGGTGCGCGGCGGTCCGCCAGAATCGCGGCCCGCTCGGACATGGCGTTGCCGACGTAGTCCGGCTGAGTGAGCAGGTAGAACTCTCCGCTGGCCGACTGGTCGAACACCACCTGTGCCGCCTCGAGCGGATTCATCGCCTGGGCCTTGATGTCGAGCATCGCGGTGCGCTGTGTCTCGGCGGCCGCAACGTCGCCGTCGTCGACGCCCAGCGCTGCCTCGAAGATGTTGGACTTGACCGTGCCCGGCAGCACCGCCTGCACGTGGATCCGATCGGCGTGCCCCGCCAGCTCGACCTCCAGACGGAGGCACTCGGTCAGCGCCAGCACGGCATGCTTGCTCATGATGTACGGCGCCTGCAGCGGGACGGCGACGACCCCGCCGATGGACGAGAGGTTCCACACCCACGACGGCGTCTGCGTGGCGATCATGCGCGGCAGGAACGCCCGGATTCCGTAGAAGACACCGCTGACGTTGATCGCCACCAACCGGTCCCAATTGGCGACGGGGGTGTCCCACAGGTAGCCGAACTGCTCGACCCCTGCATTGTTGACCAGCAGCCGCACCGGCCCGACTTCGGAGTAGACCTGTGCGGCAACGTTTTCGAGGGCGCCGTGGTCGCGCACATCGCACGCGAGGTCGATGGCGCCGGGTAGTTCCTCGCGGAGCGCCGCGATGGCGGAGGCGTCGATGTCGACCAACACCACGGTCATACCGAGAGCGGCGGCGTGGCGTGCCAGCCCGGCTCCGATCCCGTTGCCGGCACCGGTGATGACCGCGACACCGCCGCCGAAAGTCGCGCGGGCGTCCACGCGTTACGACCCGGCCGGGGCCGTCGCTGCGGTCTTGGCGGCGTGCTCGGCGAACGGAATCGAGTCCTCGGCGTCGAGGACCACGGTCATCGAGGTGAAGACCAGACCGTGCTGCGAACGCCGGATTCCCACGTCGACCACCCCGCTGGACACGTCGAACGGGACGTTGTTGGTCACCTGGTTGACGTACAGGTAGAAGCGGGCGGTGGTGACGGCCCCGTCGGTGCCGGTGCGGAAGATGTTGGTCGCGTGATGGCGCAGCGGGTAGGGATTCTCGTTGCGGTGCTGGGTGAGCCAGGCGAGCGTTTCGTCACGGCCGTGCAGTTCGGCGGCGAGCAGATCCTCGAACGGGCAGTTACCCGAATCGGATCGGCTCAGGTACTCCATCTCGTCGCCGAGCCGCGCCCCGAGTTCGGTGAAATGACCCTGGTCGTAGTGGTACCAGAAGGCGGCGATGAACTCCTGGACCTCGGACAGCGTGATGTCGTTGCTCATGGCAGCGAGTCAACCGTCGGCGCCGCCCGCATGGCAGCGCAGTGCCCGGTCAGTGGAACACCGCGAGGTCCGCACAGCAGCTCAGTCGGTGATCAGGCTCCACACATCCGCGCCCGCGGCCAGGGCAGCGTCGGTGACCTGCTCGTCCCAGTAGCGCACCGACCCGAATTCGGACCGCCACGCGAGTGCGGCGCGCGTGTACTCGTGCAACCGGTGTTCGCGGGTGGTGCCGATGGCGCCGTGCACCTGGTGGGCGTTTCGCACCACGACCGAGGCGGCGTGACCCGCGCAAGAGCGGGCCGCGGCGATGCGAAAGTGCAGGTTCGCCGCCGTCCAGTCGCTGGCGACCGCCGTCGTCAAGGCCGATTCGGTCGCCGCGCGCGCCAGCGCTGCCTCCGCCGCCAGGTCTGCAACCTGATGCTGCACCGCCTGAAACCGCGACAACGAACGGCCGAACTGGACACGCGCCCCCGCATGGTAGATCGACAGCGCCACGATCTGGTCGAGCACCGCGCAGACCTGGATCGCTCGAATCAACGCGGCCTTCATCCGGAACCGCGCCACCAGGTCGGCGGCGACGGGTACGCCGTCGACTCCCGTGACATCGGCAGCGACGGTGTCCCTCGGTTCCCCGATCAGATTGGCGCCACGCGTGATCTCCAGCGCCGCGACGTCGACGTCTGCGGCGCGGTGGTTGTCGCCGTCGCGCCACACGACGACGATCCGGTCGCTGCCGGCGGCCCACGGAACACCGCTCGCGGAGCCGTCGTCATCGAGCAGGCACACTGTCCGGACCGCGGTGTCGGCCGGCATCTGATTGGCCTCGAGCAGCCAGCATGCGAGCAGGTCGTGTTCCCCCAACGGAATTCGCACCGCGTGGCGAGCTGCGGCGGCGAGCAGTTCGGCCGCCTCGAACCAGCCCGCGCCGCTGCCGCCGGACTGTTCTGCGCCGGTCAGCCGAACCAGTCCGAGCTCGTCGAGGTGCTGCCACAATCGTGGGTCGCGTTCGACGCGCGTCGTCGCAGGATGGTGGGCCCGGTGGTCGGCGAACACCGCGTTCATCATCTCGACCAGTGCGGGGTCGACGTTCGTCGGGGCGCTGTCGGACATCGTCATCGCAGGCCCAGCCCTCTGGCGATCACACCGCGCAGCACCTCGTTGGTGCCCCCGCGCAGCGTGAAGCCTGGGCGTTGGTCCACTGCGTTGGAAACCAATTGGCCCACAGCCGGATCAGCGGTGCCGTCGGCGAGAGTGTCGGCGAAGTCGGCGATGTCGCCCTCCGTGGTGGTGCCCAGGACCTTTACGACCGCGGCGGGCACATCGGCTGGGGCGTGGCGTTGCAAGGCACCGGCCACCGCGGTCGACATCTGATGCAGGCCGGTGATCCGGGCCACCAGCCGGCCGAGGCCGACATCCCGCGAAAGCCGCTGTGCAGCCATGCTTTCGCTGCACGCGGACAGCAGCACGAACGTGGACAGGAACCGTTCGGGACCGCTGCGCTCGAACGCCAGCTCCGAGGTGACCTGAGCCCAGCCCGACCCGATCTCACCGAACACCATGGTGTCCGGTACGAAAGCGTCGTCGAGGATCACCTCGTTGAAGTGGTGCGCGCCGTTCATCGAGATGATGGGGCGGATGTCGACCCCGTCGCCGCGCAGATCGACGATGAACTGGCTCAGCCCGGCGTGCCGGTTCTGCGGATCCGCCGGTGAGGTGCGGGCCAGCGCGATGAACGCATGAGACAGGTGCGCCCCGGAGGTCCACACTTTCGTGCCGGACAACGACCAGCCACCGTCGGCGCGCGTCGCCCTGGTGCGCACGCTGGCCAGGTCGGAACCGGAGTCGGGTTCGCTCATGCCGATTCCGAAGAAACATTCGCCGCGAACGATCCGCGGCAGGAACTCCCGCTTCTGCAGTTCCGTCCCGTACTTGAGCAGCGACGGCACGATCTGACGGTCGGCGATCCAGTGCGCCGCGACGGGAGCGCCCGCCGCCAGAAGTTCCTCGGTGACCAGGAATCGTTCGACGAACGACCGGCCGTGGCCGCCGTACTCGGTGGGCACCGTCATACCCAGATAGCCCTGCTGTGCAAGCGCTTTGGTGAAATCCTCCTCCCAGCCGGTCAGCCAGGCGTCGACCGAGGGGGTGAACGCCCCCGCGGCACGTTGCTCGGCGAGGAATCGGCGTACCTCGGCCCGCAGCGCCGTTGTGGACGCGGCGTCCACGGTCGCCGGGGGCACCAGCCGGGGAGGCGTCATAAATTCGCGATCATCTGTTCGGCCAGCGCGAGCGCATGCGGGCGCAGATCTTTGTGCGGCATCACGCGATCGACCATGCCCCACTCTAAGGCCGCCCGGTTATCCACGTAATCACCAAGTCATGCCGGGACGATGCTGGCGCGGACATCGCGTTTGCCCTCGGCGGCGGCGAAGGCCTCGTTGATGCTCTCCAGCGGATACTGCGCCGCGGCCAGTCGGTGCAGCGGCAAGG contains:
- a CDS encoding ferredoxin; its protein translation is MTVRPDNRLADAPMVSVTCRRCAASVLVRKSSWEQTSVQWDGESAARCLQRREFDAIRQADRPFLVCSELRDSIEDAARSGSLRIVDEDM
- a CDS encoding FAD-dependent oxidoreductase produces the protein MNMRPNIEYDVIVVGFGAAGAAAAIEAADRGARVLVLDRGYGGGATALSGGIIYAGAGTAEQRAGGTTTPSRTCGPTSSRRSATPSTPRPFSASARRART
- a CDS encoding SDR family NAD(P)-dependent oxidoreductase, with the protein product MQIIDNVFVVTGAGNGMGQQVALGLSRRGARVAAADLDETGLTATARLLRATGAPVSTHVIDITDTAAVVALPDQVAEIHGRIDGLVNIAGVIHRFAPFTDLAARETDRVMAVNFTGTVNMCRAFLPTLLTRPEANLTNMSSLSALLPFASQTLYSASKGAVKQFSEGLYGELCDTNVHVVTVFPGNVETNLTGNSGVAMLDSGGRKVRSTTAETAGEKIVDGIAADRFRVLVGADALALDVLARFSAKRATRLVAKQIKSVL
- a CDS encoding FAD-binding protein, giving the protein MRAYLKQEIGDAVDAQTLQRFCEESPDMIEWLKDQGVRFRGGPVSSYKTSYPTDDFYLYYSGNEKAHPYSRHARPVPRGHRVVAPGMSPGKALFEHLCRSAKAKGVKFIPLARVHELIRDDGGRIRGVRYRAVAPDHPHARKHAVLTKLTGKIGTWLPGLVKGAVDRAEELWADAASDGEAYAGAVILAAGGFIHNREWMTEHAPDFMKISPLGTPGDDGTGIALGVEAGGRTDKMGNITAWRFLSPPSGFLEGLTVGRDGRRIANEDLYGATHGDVMMREFGGTGWAIYDARTWRKVKDQIREQTQLAGRNAIGICSNSYVSGSSIADCIFGGRRAGAHAAASMQSLSGRQDTRDQP
- a CDS encoding PadR family transcriptional regulator, with the translated sequence MAQSTSEAKPNLAATSWALLGMLSYEHELSGYDIRKWIEWSMRFFYGSPAYSQIYSELKKLERLGLLSSRVENTGGTRNRRLYKITPAGLDAVRRWANESPVDPPVLKHNPLLRVTFGHLTDPARLKEILQEHIAHADEMQRNAAKDAKWAGVEPSWAYAKVALQWAERYYASERELALKMLKELDEAEAAFADAGIERGTQIPWPTPEYWYEVEKRADADD
- a CDS encoding alpha/beta hydrolase — encoded protein: MTQYRLDPDAAARVAALGDIAPMRARGLAEVRRAIESAPHPDDMPEMVEVEDRVAAGPGGDVPLRIYRATGADDAPVLVYFHGGGMVLGSNHSFEPLARMLAAVSETTVVSVDYRLAPEAPPPAQFDDAYAATTYVAANAGSLRIDAHRLAVIGDSAGGALAAAVALAARDRGGPSICCQALLYPGLDRDMTCESIQSMPDAPLLRRADIDFMHELADRGVTAPPDEYRFPAMATDLAGLPQAIVVTAAYDPIRDWGERYAARLRDADVQTTLTRYPGVYHGFLMRSDTTARGRLAIAEIGALLRAKFAAPPRRHEGAT
- a CDS encoding 3-ketosteroid-delta-1-dehydrogenase, with protein sequence MTNTHGATIPDGLPIADTTVDLLVVGSGTGMAAALAAHERGLSVLIVEKSAHVGGSTARSGGALWLPASTVINDDGGSDTAQRAKTYLDAVVDGTAPTQRSDAFVANVDATVELLRRRTPMRFFWAKEYSDYHPEAPGGTAVGRTCECRPLDSAVLGQYLTRLRPGVMEAKIPMPTTGADYRWLNLMSRVPRKGLPVVAKRLGQGVGGLLLKRRYVAGGQALAAGLFAGVLRAGIPVWTDTALRRLVTDGDRVGGAVLSHGGADVTVTARRGVVLAAGGFDHQMDMRWKFQSESLREHASLGAETNTGDAIRIAQDLGAATDLMDQAWWFPAVAALPGADPKVMLAERSLPGSLIVDQTGNRFVNEATDYMSFGQRVLDRERAGNPVETMWIVFDQKYRNSYVFAAELFPRMAIPQRWYDAGIAHRTQSITRLAEKMGVSESALSSTVQRFNENAIAGTDSDFQRGASAYDRYYGDPTVTPNPNLRPLEQGPFYAVKMVLSDLGTCGGLRADDRARVLREDGSAVAGLYAIGNTAANAFGTSYPGAGATIAQGLVYGYIAANDAADG
- a CDS encoding PaaI family thioesterase yields the protein MTSSELDDLRAVYEPLAQSVRRLIDVTIRTRADAATVEAVKSKIDCASDELSTSLLPDSFGLQHAGDGAPMAWGNVVIGVRNPAAPPLIVHHETDGSVWAEFCLGAAFEGPPGHVHGGVCAMLLDHVLGATAHKPGRPAVTGTLTMRYRRGTRLGRALRAEAWVERVEGAKTFAVGQLADPEGVTVEADGVFIHPRNTQ
- a CDS encoding Rieske 2Fe-2S domain-containing protein, with amino-acid sequence MTLDTDIEVRQIEADAAPSRFARGWHCLGLIREFGDGKPHQVFAFGKKLVVFRGGDGRINVLDGYCRHMGGDLSQGEVKGDEIACPFHDWRWGGDGRCKKVPYSKRVPRLARTAAWTTLEQDGMLFVWNDPEGNPPPLEVTIPRIEGATSDEWTDWHWYTTVVNTNCREIIDNVVDMAHFFYIHGSLPTNFKNIFEGHVATQYMNSAGRPDLGEPGPTQMLGTTSVASYFGPSFMIDDLTYHYTDVDHQTVLINCHYPIDQNSFVLQYGIIVKKSAALPEDVAMQTAIGLGDFVKMGFEQDVAIWKNKARIDNPLLCEEDGPVYQLRRWYEQFYVDVADIEPDMVDRFEYEIDTTRPREEWMKVVEGNIAQRSSVTSAG